A single window of Desulfobacterales bacterium DNA harbors:
- the infA gene encoding translation initiation factor IF-1 produces the protein MPKEEAIQVEGTIVEPLPNAMFRVELENGHKVLAHISGKMRMHFIKILPGDQVTVELSPYDLSRGRITFRARK, from the coding sequence ATGCCTAAAGAAGAAGCCATTCAGGTCGAAGGCACAATAGTCGAACCGCTGCCCAACGCCATGTTTCGGGTTGAACTCGAAAACGGCCATAAGGTGCTTGCCCATATCTCCGGCAAGATGCGGATGCATTTTATTAAGATACTCCCCGGTGATCAGGTGACGGTCGAGTTGTCGCCCTATGATCTCAGCCGCGGCCGGATTACCTTCCGGGCCCGGAAATAG
- the map gene encoding type I methionyl aminopeptidase: MSRSKAASTAKSITLKSPAELAIMGEANTIVAETLNMLAEAIRPGQSTWHLDRLAESFARERGARPAFKGYHGFPGSLCVSINEQVVHGIPSKKVLVREGDIVSIDFGVLYKGYYGDAAVTLPAGAIDSRKSDLLKVTRESLYKGIEAVRVGNRVSDISRAVQGHVESRGFSVVRQFVGHGIGTALHEAPEIPNFVANTGSQRLLAGMVLAIEPMVNMGGHEVRVLKDGWTVIAADRLPSAHFEHSVAVTDAGPVILSRAVRDGRR; encoded by the coding sequence ATGAGCAGGAGTAAGGCGGCCTCCACAGCCAAGAGCATAACCCTGAAGAGTCCGGCCGAGCTGGCGATCATGGGCGAGGCCAACACCATTGTGGCCGAGACCCTGAACATGCTGGCGGAGGCGATACGGCCCGGACAGTCCACCTGGCACCTGGATCGGCTGGCCGAGTCCTTTGCCCGGGAGCGGGGTGCCAGGCCCGCCTTTAAGGGGTACCACGGTTTTCCCGGCAGTCTCTGCGTTTCGATTAACGAGCAGGTGGTGCACGGGATTCCCTCGAAAAAGGTGTTGGTCCGGGAGGGCGATATCGTCAGCATTGATTTTGGGGTCCTGTATAAGGGCTATTACGGCGATGCCGCGGTAACCCTGCCGGCGGGCGCGATTGATTCCCGGAAGAGCGATCTTCTCAAGGTTACCCGTGAGTCCCTGTACAAGGGGATTGAGGCGGTGCGGGTGGGAAACCGGGTGAGCGATATCTCCCGCGCGGTCCAGGGCCATGTCGAGTCCCGCGGTTTTTCAGTGGTCAGGCAGTTTGTCGGCCATGGAATCGGCACGGCCCTGCATGAGGCCCCGGAGATTCCCAATTTCGTTGCCAACACCGGCAGCCAGCGATTGCTGGCCGGGATGGTGCTGGCCATCGAACCGATGGTCAACATGGGCGGCCATGAGGTGCGGGTGCTCAAGGACGGCTGGACGGTAATTGCCGCCGACCGGTTGCCGTCGGCCCATTTCGAACACTCGGTTGCGGTGACCGATGCCGGCCCGGTGATCCTGAGCAGGGCTGTCCGGGACGGACGGCGATGA